The Saccharopolyspora gloriosae genome window below encodes:
- a CDS encoding SGNH/GDSL hydrolase family protein: protein MSERATGSATGRPVRALVALGDSTTLGMGDRLPGGGWRGFALLLADALGGPGRIRYANLATSGARVRDVHDVQLPAALRLRPDAAVLVVGMNDTLRSDFDPVLLLRRLDVVIGELTAAGAVVVTARYHDHGRVFRLPAPLRRALRKRIDEVNAVLDEVVARYGAQCVDLDALPGAYELGTWSVDRLHPSELGHRRLARAMAQRLLAAGYRVPEPVSLRCSGGARITPWHHLAWLVFRGVPWLVRRGSDLLPHAAAVVVREIAESRRERRVRRGLRPVEPVRAVPSRPEDVVVRPDAG from the coding sequence GTGAGCGAGCGGGCAACGGGATCCGCGACCGGGCGGCCGGTGCGCGCCCTGGTCGCGCTGGGCGACTCGACGACCCTCGGGATGGGGGATCGGCTGCCGGGCGGCGGGTGGCGCGGCTTCGCCCTGCTGCTCGCCGACGCGCTGGGCGGGCCCGGCCGGATCCGGTACGCCAACCTCGCCACCTCCGGCGCGCGGGTGCGCGACGTGCACGACGTGCAGCTGCCCGCCGCGCTGCGGCTGCGGCCCGACGCCGCCGTGCTGGTCGTCGGCATGAACGACACGTTGCGCTCCGACTTCGACCCGGTGCTGCTGCTGCGGCGGCTGGACGTGGTGATCGGTGAGCTGACCGCGGCGGGAGCGGTCGTGGTGACCGCGCGGTACCACGACCACGGGCGGGTGTTCCGGTTGCCCGCGCCGCTGCGCCGCGCGCTGCGCAAGCGGATCGATGAGGTGAACGCGGTGCTCGACGAGGTGGTCGCCCGCTACGGCGCGCAGTGCGTGGACCTGGACGCGCTGCCCGGCGCGTACGAGCTCGGCACCTGGTCGGTGGACCGGCTGCACCCCTCGGAGCTCGGGCACCGGCGGTTGGCGCGGGCCATGGCGCAGCGGCTGCTCGCCGCCGGGTACCGGGTGCCGGAACCGGTGAGCCTGCGGTGTTCCGGCGGCGCCCGGATCACGCCGTGGCACCACCTGGCCTGGCTGGTGTTCCGGGGTGTGCCGTGGCTGGTGCGGCGCGGATCCGACCTGCTGCCGCACGCGGCTGCGGTGGTGGTGCGGGAGATCGCCGAGTCGCGGCGCGAACGCCGGGTGCGGCGCGGCCTGCGGCCGGTCGAGCCGGTGCGGGCCGTGCCGTCGCGGCCCGAGGACGTGGTCGTGCGACCGGATGCCGGATAG
- a CDS encoding LysR family transcriptional regulator produces MPLPGSSEIAVAEGEQRRARAPQPLLDTTLDQLRTLVVVHEAGTALAAARLLGREQSSVQKQLDTLNRNFRELCGEALVLKQGRGKDALFTATGEALVERARDTLDDWLEVVTDSRRRVGGSLRVGTTRFTLGFLTPAVEQVAADFRADGVDLKVVHLRTRNLLEALRANEVDLVCGSTLTHVGADPDGLDVLEWRRSGLTLVTNLDRRLVAGPAVRAAALPRLPLVIAGSGLVAEFLRGWFGADYRSALNVAGEVDDVRYGFELLSSGLLHGCMLVTRGVAEAAMDGRLPDGRGLRALDVLGDLEPKLEVLVGAFARGGEREQHDGAHPLNRLWEALARQHSQWNENRTVRSTVD; encoded by the coding sequence ATGCCGTTACCCGGATCCTCCGAGATCGCAGTGGCCGAAGGCGAGCAGCGGCGGGCACGGGCCCCGCAACCGCTGCTGGACACCACCCTGGACCAGCTGCGGACGCTGGTGGTGGTGCACGAGGCGGGCACCGCGCTGGCCGCGGCCCGATTGCTCGGGCGCGAGCAGTCCAGCGTGCAGAAGCAGCTGGACACGCTCAACCGCAACTTCCGGGAGCTGTGCGGGGAAGCGCTCGTGCTCAAGCAGGGCAGGGGCAAGGACGCGCTGTTCACCGCGACCGGTGAGGCGCTGGTCGAACGGGCGCGGGACACCCTCGACGACTGGCTGGAGGTCGTCACCGATTCCCGGCGGCGCGTCGGCGGCTCGCTGCGGGTGGGCACCACCCGGTTCACGCTCGGCTTCCTCACGCCCGCGGTGGAGCAGGTCGCGGCGGACTTCCGCGCCGACGGCGTCGACCTGAAGGTCGTGCACCTGCGGACCCGGAATCTGCTGGAAGCGTTGCGCGCCAACGAGGTCGACCTGGTCTGCGGCAGCACGCTCACCCACGTCGGCGCCGACCCGGACGGGCTCGACGTGCTGGAGTGGCGCCGCAGCGGGCTCACCCTGGTCACGAACCTCGATCGGCGGCTGGTGGCCGGGCCGGCGGTGCGGGCCGCGGCGCTGCCCCGGCTGCCGCTGGTCATCGCGGGCAGCGGGCTCGTCGCGGAGTTCCTGCGCGGGTGGTTCGGCGCGGACTACCGCAGCGCGCTGAACGTGGCGGGCGAGGTGGACGACGTGCGCTACGGCTTCGAACTGCTCAGCTCCGGGCTGTTGCACGGCTGCATGCTGGTCACCCGGGGCGTGGCGGAGGCGGCGATGGACGGGCGGCTGCCCGACGGTCGCGGCCTGCGCGCGCTGGACGTGCTCGGCGACCTCGAACCGAAGCTGGAGGTGCTGGTCGGCGCCTTCGCCCGCGGCGGCGAGCGCGAGCAGCACGACGGCGCGCACCCGCTGAACCGCCTGTGGGAAGCGCTGGCCCGGCAGCACTCGCAGTGGAACGAGAACCGGACCGTGCGCTCCACTGTGGACTGA
- a CDS encoding helix-turn-helix domain-containing protein, whose translation MSNSPRARALAAEVRKVRKDKGMSQGVLAEQLGWSIAKISRIETAQRGIGGPDLAAVLAALRVRGKRREQLLTMAEELGRPSWWEAMAGLSAHTRACIDAEQRATRLTELSLGYVPVLLQTRGYATAVCAASGGSTGEIDERVNVRQVRQGILHKATPVELTAYLDESVLTRPVGGPAVTGGQLRHLLRCAEAPNITVRVLPTDLGVHAGLGGPFTFIEFSHGIATVLLESQECGLLLDGPDRVASFRDSVDDLDRVALGATESRALIGGYAAKFEDRSLRQPT comes from the coding sequence ATGTCGAACTCTCCCCGTGCCCGAGCGTTAGCGGCCGAGGTCCGCAAGGTGCGCAAAGACAAAGGGATGTCCCAGGGAGTGCTCGCCGAACAGCTCGGCTGGAGCATCGCGAAGATCAGCCGCATAGAGACCGCGCAGCGCGGCATCGGCGGCCCGGACCTCGCGGCGGTGCTGGCGGCGCTGAGAGTGCGCGGCAAACGCCGCGAGCAGTTGCTGACGATGGCGGAGGAACTGGGCCGGCCGTCCTGGTGGGAGGCGATGGCCGGGCTCTCCGCGCACACCCGCGCCTGCATCGACGCGGAGCAGCGCGCGACCCGGCTCACGGAACTCAGCCTCGGCTACGTGCCCGTCCTGCTGCAGACCCGCGGCTACGCCACGGCGGTCTGCGCGGCTTCCGGCGGCAGCACCGGGGAAATCGACGAGCGGGTCAACGTTCGCCAGGTGCGTCAAGGGATTCTGCACAAGGCCACCCCCGTCGAGCTCACCGCCTACCTCGACGAGTCGGTGCTGACCCGCCCGGTCGGCGGGCCCGCCGTCACCGGTGGGCAGTTGCGGCACCTGCTGCGCTGCGCGGAGGCCCCGAACATCACCGTGCGGGTGCTGCCCACTGATCTCGGGGTGCACGCGGGCCTCGGCGGTCCGTTCACGTTCATCGAGTTCAGCCACGGCATCGCGACCGTGCTGCTGGAGAGCCAGGAGTGCGGCCTGCTGCTGGACGGCCCCGATCGGGTCGCGTCGTTCCGCGACTCCGTCGACGACCTGGACCGGGTCGCCCTCGGCGCGACCGAGTCCCGAGCCCTCATCGGCGGCTACGCGGCGAAGTTCGAAGACCGCTCCCTCCGCCAACCCACTTGA
- a CDS encoding S1 family peptidase, whose translation MVAAPRRLARLAGVVAVALSAAATVSVSAAQAEPADVTPYVVGGQDADIADNPFVVALLTPSGQQFCGGSLVSETKVVTAAHCTTGSQPSEINVLSGQTNISGSEGTVSEVSDVWVHPEYTDATQGFDVSVLTLAAPVQEAPIELATADDAGYAPGTDATVLGWGTTSEGGSTSDSLQQATVPVSSDADCSAGYAEYSPDSMVCAGLPEGGVDACQGDSGGPIVADGRLIGVTSWGEGCARPGKPGVYARVGAYNDVLTEQINS comes from the coding sequence ATGGTCGCTGCCCCCCGTCGCCTGGCCCGGCTCGCCGGAGTCGTCGCGGTCGCCCTCTCGGCCGCCGCCACCGTGTCCGTCTCGGCCGCGCAGGCCGAACCGGCCGACGTCACCCCGTACGTCGTCGGCGGCCAAGACGCCGACATCGCCGACAACCCGTTCGTCGTCGCCCTGCTCACGCCGAGCGGCCAGCAGTTCTGCGGCGGCTCCCTGGTCTCCGAGACCAAGGTCGTCACCGCCGCGCACTGCACCACCGGCTCGCAGCCCAGCGAGATCAACGTCCTCAGCGGGCAGACGAACATCAGCGGCTCCGAAGGCACCGTCTCCGAGGTCAGCGACGTGTGGGTGCACCCCGAGTACACCGACGCCACCCAGGGCTTCGACGTCTCCGTGCTGACGCTGGCCGCCCCGGTGCAGGAAGCTCCGATCGAGCTCGCCACCGCCGACGACGCCGGCTACGCCCCCGGCACCGACGCCACCGTGCTCGGCTGGGGGACCACCAGCGAGGGCGGCTCCACCTCCGACAGCCTCCAGCAGGCGACCGTGCCGGTGAGCTCCGACGCGGACTGCTCCGCGGGCTACGCCGAGTACAGCCCCGACTCGATGGTCTGCGCCGGCCTGCCCGAGGGCGGCGTCGACGCCTGCCAGGGCGACTCCGGCGGTCCGATCGTGGCCGACGGCCGCCTCATCGGCGTCACCTCCTGGGGCGAAGGCTGCGCCCGACCCGGCAAGCCCGGTGTGTACGCCCGCGTCGGCGCCTACAACGACGTCCTCACCGAGCAGATCAACAGCTGA